Sequence from the Eriocheir sinensis breed Jianghai 21 chromosome 22, ASM2467909v1, whole genome shotgun sequence genome:
TTACCAGAGCAGTTTTTTCCCCCCTCCCCAACTTCACGCGCGTACTAAATGGATCACGGCGCGTACGAATGCATAAACAAACCCACCCCGGCGCAGGTAGTAGTAGGTTAGTTCAAGGTCACACGGGGCCGATGCAATCAATACGTTACCTTCACTTTACCTCACGATTTTGAGCGAGTcggagtgtgtgagtgtgggtgattctgtctctctttctctgtctgtcttactttctctctctctttcttctttgtgctTTGAGTGAGTCAGTAACAGGTAAGGCAAAGGTTGTATGCCATTCGTTcgttcactctcactctcacactctcactctctctctctctctctctctctctctctctctctctctctctggtggtggttatggaggaaaaacaaaacaataaatataaaaacaaagataTTCTCCACCTCAAAAATAAcgcaaaaaaataagaggaacaaaaaaaatgatgaaggtggaggaggatgaagtggatGAATATAACTcaactctccacctcctcctccacctccaagaACGCTGAGTAAAAAGGGGACtcaaaagtggaggaggaggaggaggtggaggtggagaggaagaggtggacgaGTGACTACTTAAGTAAAATCCATCACAGCCCAAAAGAGGGacggaaaagtggaggaggtggaggaaattgAGTGACAAAATTCCACCATGATCAAAAAGGGGAGCAATGAAGTGGATAaacaagtggaggaaagaaagggcaaaggacgtgaagagtggaagggaaagaaaattcaCCAAAACAAAGGCAACAAAGAAGTGGAAAAACAGGTGGAAGAAAAACGGGAAGgcgatgaggagggagagaaagaagcaacCAAATCCaccacaaacaagaaaaaaaaaaaaaaggcaaaagaggaagaggaacaagtaaCTATGTCCaccacaaggaagaaaaaaaaaaactaaaaaagtggaacacaggaggaggaggaggaggtggagagggagagatacaAGAAGCTAAATCCACcacaaataagaaaataagcaaaaagagcgaaagaaaggcgaggtggaggtggaggaggtggaggaggaggaggaggaggaggagggggagagatgaacGAACGAAAACGCCATCGCGACCACTCTTGCCTGGACTTAACATCGCTACTTACTTGGGCGTGTCTCCGGGGGTCACGCGTCTCCCATGGCTGGCTGACCTGGGCTGTCCTCCATACCTACGCTGGCCCTCATACCTTCCACTGGGGCTGCTGCTTTTCTCGGCCGAGGCGGGGACGCGGCCGGGCACCGAGGACGCGCGGACCATGTTGGTGGCGATGGAGTTCGGGCGCGGGGCGAGGCGGGATCGAACTGAAGGCGGGCGGGCGGCGTTGATCGGCTCCTCCGGCGGTGCAGGGGACGAAGCTTTGTCCTTGAGGGAGCGTCGCGGGGCGGGCTTCGGTAGCTCCTTGGGGGACGCCGGGATGTACTTCGGAGGCTGCTTGAGCTGCGGGGATGTCTTCTCCTTGGCGGGGTCGAAGGCCTTGAACGGTCGCTGCGGAGACGTCATGCTCACAGGCCGCGGTATTCTTGACCTGCTGCCGCTGCTTGGACTCACCGCCTTCTCTGGGATCGGTGGCTGTGGCTGCTGCTGGGTCTGCTGCTGTGCTTGCTGCTGGGGTAGTTGTGTCTTCTGGGCTCTCTTCTCCGGGCCGGCCATCTGCTCCCACTTGAGTTGTAGTCGCCGGAATCTCACTCCTTCAGGCTCGTCGTGGTCGGTCTCCAAGCACGCCTTCGCCCCCTTCTCGTTCTCCGTGTCCTTCTCGGAGGCTGACCGTTCGCTCACGTCCCCGTCTCGGCTGGACACGTCGCTGATCCTCAAGTCTGTGGTCTGATCGTCATCCAGGCCCATGCTGCCTCGTCGGTGCCCCGCTGGCCGCCCGCTCTTGGGGTTGTCCAGTGAGTCGGTGTAGTCTTCACTGGAGGTTCCGGCGGCTTCCTCCAGCATCAGCTTGTCTATGGCTGTCAGGAGCCGTGAGCCGAGCTGGACGCCGCTCCACCGCTTGCGCTGCGCTGGGCTGAGCTCCTCCGCAGTCACATGGTCGTAGCAGGAGCGCGGGCGTGGACTGCGGCTGCGCTCCCTCGTGTGGTCCAGCGTGGAGTGAAGGAGCTCGTGTTCGTCAAGCTCGGGCGAGGTAAGGACCCGCATGAGGGCCTTGACGCGGTCCTGCTGAGCGGCGTTCTTGAACTCCTTCGTCTCTTTGGAGTGAAGATGGTCGAGGACTGACGGCGGACGCTCCCCAGGACTCTCCTTGGAccctgtgtggaggaggagacgTTCTTCCATCTTCTGGAGGCTCGCATGGAGGGCCTTGTACTCGTGTAGCAGGTCGAGGTTGAAGGGCAGCAGGGCGAGGGGCCGCAGGGACAGGAGCAGGTCGTCGTAAAGGCTCTTGGTGGCGGTGTTGGCGAGGTAGAGGAAGGCCTCGGGGTGGTAGTGCTTCTGGATGACGCTCTCCCGGGTGCGGAGGTAACACAGCCACGAGTCCAACGACCGGATGCTGCgaggagacgggaggaggagaatgagggactGTTGTGATGCTGAGAGATGtttgatagataggaagatatacaaatagatagatagatatagacagatagatagatatagatgaacACAATGGAAAAGTATGACATTTACACGACTGAAAAATCTTTAAGTACATATTATTGCATCATCTTTTttgacacccacacacccacacccacccactcacacccacatccacccgccactcacccacccacacacccacaactCACTTTAGGAGGCCGAAGATGAAGGCGTTGAACTTGATGGGCCCCTCTGAGAGACACTCCTCGCTGTTCAGAGTGAGGACCAGGTCGTTGAGCGCCTTGGTGGAGGGGCCTGAGGGGGGACAGCGTGCGGTTAGCCCAGAGGTGGATAGAATAGACATTAGGAATGGTGATAGTAAGTGTGGAAACAGTAGGAATGATGGTGGTAAGTGTGGAAATAGTAGGAATGGGCGTAGTTAGTGTAGGAACAGCAGGAATGGGCGTGGTTAGTGTAGGAACAGCAGGAATGGGCGTAGTTAGTGTAGGAACAGCAGGAATGGGCGTGGTTAGTGAAGGAACAGCAGGAATGGTGATAGTAGGTGTGGAAACAGTAGGAATGGGCGTGGTTAGTGAAGGAACAGCAGGAATGGTGATAGTAGGTGTGGAAACAGTAGGAATGGTGGCGGTAAGTGTGGAGACAGTAGGAATGGGCGTAGTTAGTGTAGGAACAGCAGGAATGGTGATAGTAGGTGTGGAAACAGTAGGAATGGTGGCGGTAAGTGTGGAGAAAGTAGGAATGGGCGTAGTTAGTGTAGGAACAGCAGGAATGGGCGTGGTTAGTGTAGGAACAGCAGGAATGGGCGTGGTTAGTGTAGGAACAGCAGGAATGGGCGTGGTTAGTGTAGGAACAGCAGGAATGGGCGTGGTTAGTGTAGGAACAGCAGGAATGGGCGTAGTTAGTGTAGGAACAGCAGGAATGGGCGTATTAAGTGTGGAACAGTAGTAATGGGCGTGGTTAGTGTCGGAACAGGAGGAATGGTCGTTGTTAGTGTTGGAACAGCAGGAATGGGCGTTGTTAGTGTTGTTACAGTAGGAATGGGCGTAGTTAGTGTAGGAACAGCAGGAATGGGCGTGGTTAGTGTAGGAACAGCAGGAATGGGCGTGGTTAGTGTAGGAACAGCAGGAATGGGCGTGGTTAGTGTAGGAACAGCAGGAATGGGCGTGGTTAGTGTAGGAACAGCAGGAATGGGCGTGGTTAGTGTAGGAACAGCAGGAATGGGCGTGGTTAGTGTAGGAACAGCAGGAATGGGCGTGGTTAGTGTAGGAACAGCAGGAATGGGCGTGGTTAGTGTAGGAACAGCAGGAATGGGCGTGGTTAGTGTAGGAACAGCAGGAATGGTGATAGTAGGTGTGGAAACAGTAGGAATGGTGGCGGTAAGTGTGGAGCCAGTAGGAATGGGCGTGGTTAGTGTAGGAACAGCAGGAATGGGCGTGGTTAGTGTAGGAACAGCAGGAATGGGCGTGGTTAGTGTAGGAACAGCAGGAATGGGCGTGGTTAGTGTAGGAACAGCAGGAATGGGCGTGGTTAGTGTAGGAACAGCAGGAATGGGCGTGGTTAGTGTAGGAACAGCAGGAATGGGCGTAGTTAGTGTAGGAACAGCAGGAATGGGCGTGGTTAGTGTAGGAACAGCAGGAATGGGCGTGGTTAGTGTAGGAACAGCAGGAATGGGCGTGGTTAGTGTAGGAACAGCAGGAATGGGCGTGGTTAGTGTAGGAACAGCAGGAATGGGCGTGGTTAGTGTAGGAACAGCAGGAATGGGCGTGGTTAGTGTAGGAACAGCAGGAATGGGCGTGGTTAGTGTAGGAACAGCAGGAATGGGCGTGGTTAGTGTAGGAACAGCAGGAACGGGCGTGGTTAGTGTAGGAACAGCAGGAATGGGCGTGGTTAGTGTAGGAACAGCAGGAATGGGCGTGGTTAGTGTAGGAACAGCAGGAATGGGCGTGGTTAGTGTAGGAACGGCAGGAATGGTGATAGTAAGTGTAGAAACAGTAGGAATGGTGGCGGTAAGTGTAGAAACAGTAGGAATGGTGGCGGTAAGTGTAGAAACAGTAGGAATGGTGGCGGTAAGTGTAGAAACAGTAGGAATGGTGGCGGTAAGTGTAGAAACAGTAGGAATGGGCGTGGTTAGTGTAGGAACAGCAGGAATGGGCGTGGTTAGTGTAGGAACAGCAGGAATGGGCGTGGTTAGTGTAGGAACAGCAGGAATGGGCGTGGTTAGTGTAGGAACAGCAGGAATGGGCGTGGTTAGTGTAGGAACAGCAGGAATGGGCGTGGTTAGTGTAGGAACAGCAGGAATGGTGATAGTAGGTGTGGAAACAGTAGGAATGGGCGTGGTTAGTGTAGGAACAGCAGGAATGGTGATAGGTGTGGAAACAGTAGGAATGGGCGTGGTTAGTGTAGGAACAGCAGGAATGGGCGTGGTTAGTGTAGGAACAGCAGGAATGGGCGTGGTTAGTGTAGGAACAGCAGGAATGGTGATAGTAGGTGTCGTcagcatggaggtagaattggtggagtcggcacggcccgctaatcccattcattgaggtgaagccgacgagctgtcaaatttacggccaaaagatcgGGGTGGgtgagcctgacctgacaacacctgacacctggccgtaaaagtgacagctcgggcggattcacttaattgggccgATGTCGACTCCACAAATACTACCTCCATGGTCGTCAGGTTGTCACTCCCCATGTTTCCACCCGCGTGACGACCCTCATCTCTCGCCTCAACCCTTCTCGCTCTCCTTGCTCATCCTTTtacaccttcttttcttcattctactcctcctcccaaTCGTCATCTCTTTCACCCACACCTTCATTACTCTCTTTTTCACCTTCACGCATGTCTTTCCTCCTCTATacatccccctttcttcccttcctctctccttcctttcagtgACTAGCGTGTCTTCCCGCCACCCTCTTAGTGGTTTATTAGTTCTCAAAAGTTTATTCTAACCAGGCTTCTAAATATTTCATGAACGCTATTCTAAATCACGGTATATATTTACgatcttattctttattcttgGCAAAAACAAGTGCTTATCATATTGGcctgtgtgtgtctccttctcctactccttctcatgtcttcctccacacaccgccTCCAGGTCCTCGTCggtcttccagctggtctcctcccctctgcccaacgttaccaaattatcgtactcatcgcattgcattttcgtagtttctgaccgataactcagcaaaaaaaaagaaaaccatcaatatttaaccGTTTTAactataactttaattttctatcgttatttgtgcggttacgacagtcttggagcctaaaaatgataaatgcaatgttcagagtacgacaatttgccaACGCTGCCTCTGCCTCTACATGACAGTGATGGAGATGGCCAGGCGAATTTCTCTTTTCAATGACAACGCGCAATATCCCTCTACCTTCCTTAATTTCTGTGGACTaacacactaacaacaacaaaagagagaaaacacaagGTCAAGGGTCAAAGGTCAGtcataggtcacacacacacttggtctACACTCACTTATCTGACTAGTGACCTCGATGACGCGCCACACCGAGTTGTTGATCTTGCCGAAGAGCGactggagggaggggtggaggccgTCACTCAGCAGGGCGTAGACAGCGGGGCACAGCTTGTCGAGGGCGAGCTGGGCCACCGCGGGGGTCATGGCGCTCGTACCTGTGTGGGAggggtaaggtcaggtcaggttttaaaggttgtaagggaggaagagagggtaagggaaggggagggggagagagatgggtGGAAAATGCAAATAGGTTTCCGCCACCACGACATTGTAacataccatttttttcttttgtggttgcattattaacccgtccgctgcgattggcacggatttcgccttcactgttagcctggtaacatatgctcccaggtcgtTCTGTCCCTCTGTGGttggtagtggagtgtttcccatgtggtattggtatgctggatttcccctcccaagatgcatgaattcacatttttcttcactaaattggagcagccactttttgttccactcctgtagcttggtgatgtcttcttgaaggaaatccgcatccaaggggttaagggttgtaagggaggaagagagggtaagggaaggggagggggagagacatGGGTGGAAAATGCAAATAGGTTTCCGCCACCGCGACATCGTAACATacaatctcttttttttatgttgcatTGTGAAGGTGTTGAAATTGCTTTTAGTGCCTTTCACGGGTCATTTCTTAAAGTATGGGCCAATGGTATGGGCTGTGGTTGTGGGGGGCATCAATTAttcgcggtggctgagtggttagtgtgcgggcctcgcattcaccgcgtgatggacgacgctaccacctgggatttttcagtcaccgccgagtggcttaagactacccacatgctgtcctgaagccacccatcaacccggactctagaggaaaccgtccaagtgaatcaagaacgagttccgggggggcagcatgagccaagaaaagatggcgccaatataaaacacttgcctgctccatgacgggctggggccgactaccacccAGGTCCCTCAAGAAAGTTTACCGGCGCTACAGCctggcacgaaaaaaaaaaaaaaaaaaaaaatttcacggTCACCTTTACTCATTAACACAAGGACCCCCCACCCCGCATCCacaggtaaaggagaaagaaagcgtcatgagaaaaaaaatcaacattaaaaaaacaagcaaaaaacatCGTATTTCACCGCTATCTTTAATATATGAAGACTAAAATACAAttacaatgaaaataaaagaaaaaaagagcaaaacggCTGAAAACGACAAGACGAATTTTAAAGACGtttaagaaaaagaatataaacagCAACAGCTCTCCTCACAACTCACCCAAGCGAACTTTGTCCTGCTGCGAGGCGCCGGTCGAAAAGTGGGTCACCAGTTTTTCAACCGCCGCGCGCACGGACAGCACGAGCGTCTTCTTGTCGTGGGCGTCGTACACCATCGGCCGCGTGTCCTCGTCTGTGGCGCCGGGACCCTCGCCGAGCGCTGTGCCGCTGTCTGAGCACTGGTTCTGTGAGagtagggaggaagatggaggttcAGAGTGGGTCTATTGAGGGACAAGATCTGTTTAGTTTTTTCTCGTGGTTTTGGCTTTCAAGTTGATTGTCCTGTGATAAATAAGAGTACACTTCTTCAAGCGTTAAGGTGTTGAGGTAAAGATAATAGGGCAGAGGCAAAGAGAAAATGCCGGAGTCAGAGAAGAAGGATGGATGCAAAACGATGGGTGGAGCCAAAGAGACGGAGAGGCGGAGAAGTAAATAGAAGGGATACCAAAGGTAACATGTAACACTAACCTCCGCAAAACTGACGCTCTTCTTGGGGCAGAGGTCGCACGTGGCGCCCCCATCAGAGAGCAGGGTACCCACGCCGCCGCGCGCCACCAGCAGATTGCTCACCTGGGAGCGGATGCGCAGCAGGTCGTCCTCCGTCAAGTCCTCGTGGCTGGAGACGTCTGGCAGCTCGCTCACCCTCAGGAGGTTCTTCTTCTGGAGTCCTTTGCCGCAGAAGCCGGTGCACTGACTCACGCAGCTGCAGCCCATCGGCGAAGGAAGGTTCTGTGGCGCCTCCTGCTCGGCCTCGATCGGTTCGCTTGCCGGGACCGCCTCGGGGATGGTTTCCCGTGCCACGCGCTGCGCCATGTGTTCCATCGGCTCCTGCAACGACCGCCTCTTCAGCAGGTCCTCCCGCATGCCGCCGCGCCCTGACTCGATGGCGCTAAACCTCTTGTTGGCGCCGCCCTTTCCACCATCATCTTTCAACGACGAGGACTTCCTCAGGATGCCGCGGGGCAGCGGCGGGCGGGGTGGGGGAGTGTCCGGGTCCTCGGAATCCTGCCGCTCGTCTTGGGGCAGCGAGATGGACCGCTTGGGTAGTGGCGGCGGCTTCTCGACGGCATCAGTCTGTTCGCCGCTGCTGCCGCTCTCGCCCTCGGAGTCATTCAGCATCGTGGAGGAGCCTCGGTACCCGGACGAGGGCTGCGTGGAGTTGAGGCTGCTGGCGCTGGCCGACGCCTTCAGCTCGTGCGAACACTTCTGTTGGAGTGTGTAGTCGGCGCTGACGGGGCGGCGGGCAGGCTTCGGGGAGTGGCAGAAAGAGGGCTTGGTGGTCTCCATGCAGTCTGTCTCGTCCAACAGCATCTCCTTCAGCTCCTTAGGCAGCAGGAAGTTGAGGGAGTCCCAGTCCCGGATGTGGCCAAAGCCGTGCTTTTTGAGCTTCTCCATGTCGCCGCAAGAGAAAGGTCGCCGCATCCTGGAGTCCTTGATGCGCCGCGCCTCCTCGGGGCGGGCGGCGTAGTGCTGGGGCACCAGGAACACTCGCGCGTCGATGTTGTACTTCTTGTCCCTGAGGAAGCCCAGGTCCGGCAAGGCGTAATTGGGGTAGTAGACGTAGACTTCCTTCTTCTCAATGTTGAAACTCGTGTTGACCATCGCCGACACCTTCAGGTTGGAGGTCTGCAAACACTGGTCGCTCATCTGCTTCATCACCCTCGGTTTGGGGCGCGGCTTCTGCTGGGACGCGCTGCTCAGCTCTGAGTCTGACGGCCGCCTGATCTTCTCCGTCGAGCCTCTGTTAGACGCGTAGCCGCTGGACGAGTTGCCGGAGTCTTGGCGCCGCCGCATCCCGCCGCCGACAGAGCCGTcccgcttgttgttgttgttggcggcagcggcgacggcggcggcctTCTTGGCGGAGCCAGGGGACTGCGAGCGTTTGTGTTCCTCGCCAAGCAGGTTGTTGaagttgttcctgttcttgttcttctccttctgcgAGGCCTTGGCGGGGGCCAGGTTGTTCTTCTCAGCGTTAAACTTGTTGTCGCGGAGCCGCAGAACCTCGTGCATGATCTTAGTCTCCTTCTCGGACTGGTCGAGGAGAACTTTGCTCTCGCCGCGGCTGTCCATCGAGATGTCCATCCCCTCTGGCTCCTCGCGGATAGGACTGGTGACGGGCGGCTTGGAGCACGGGTTGGTCTCCTTGAGGCTGTCCTCGAAGCTCGTCACGTTGTCCATCGTGCTGGTGAGGGCGAGGCCGGTGTTGTCTAGGGGGTGCgcgatgatgttgttgttgttgttcatgacgccgtcctgctgctgctgctgttgttgctgctgctgttgcgaATTGGCGGTGTTGTTGGTGAGCGTGTCGGTGGTGGTCGTGCTTTGGTCAGGCGAGCTGAAGTCCTGCTGTTGGTTGCCTTTCGACGCCATGTCGTGCCCGAGGGAGCCGGTGCGTCGCCGGAAGCCTCGCTcatggtggtggccgtggtggtggtgatggtggtggtacatgaCGCCGTTCTGCCGCATGAGGGCTGGCGGAGGCACAGGCGAGGCGCTGCCGTCCATGTCGTTCTCGGACTGGCTGTTCATAGGCCAGTCTGAGGAGTCGTGTACGTTGGACTGGTTGTCGGAGCTGGAGCACGGGCCGTCCTGCGAAATGCTGGACGACAGACTCACGGCCTCCTTGCTCAGGCTCTTCTGCCGCATGAACAGCTTCACCAGCGAGAAGTTGTTGGACTCCCCGGCGATGGTCTTGCTGGTCTGGCTGGATCGCATGCTGTTCTGAAGGTCAAACACTTTCACACACCCGCCGGACGCCTCCAGGGACCGCCGCATCAGGGACCGTCGCATCAGGTTGGGCATACTGTTGCTCTTGGCGCTAGATTGGTTCTGTCCTGAGGTCCTTGAGTCTTCCATCGCCCCCGCCGCCTGTTGCTGGCCTGTAGCGGCCCTGGAAGGCACCTCAGGCGTGCGGGAGGCGCGGCGGCCCACCCTGGACCAGGTGGTGTAAGGCTGGTCCGAGTGGGTCATGGCGGGGGCTGTGGCGCGGCCCTCCAACCTCTCTGTGGACCAGTGGTTGCTGCCGCTGGATTCGCTCTCTGTGGGAAGACggaggagggtgagggacagaggcagggagCAGACACTTAAACATAGACTTGCTCTCGGTTGATCAAAGGGGGACGGAAAGTGGGAAAAAAGGTCACTTGGCCTCAGTCTCTGTGGGACAAAGTGGGAAGGCACAGGACAAAGACATAGCAACAGACATGCAGACACAAACATAAAACAAAGCCCTGCAGGTAGGAGACTAGGGGGACACTACAAAAAAGAGGCATTTAGACAGACGCGGCATTATATTTTGaagggaaaacgggaaaaaactAAGTAACCAGTGAAAATACTATAGATTGACCGCTGACACCGAGGAACTACGCAGCGCTTCGAAACACCAacaagggtcgtattacaagacatttcgccgcccaagaacacatatttgacaaggctttcgtaggagttgtgggcatttccaagagtagttttatgaccctggtggtagtgtgacccttcttctgtaccatgaacctaaagaaacacatatttgacaaggctttcgtaggagttgtgggcatttccaagagtagttgtatgaccctggtggtagtttgacccttcttctgtaacatgaacctgaagggacactcattagaacccgactgaccccctctttgacctttataaacagctgatgtgagaagcgaaagtgtctaacGATAccggtcatattcttaaacatttcggtccccaagcacacacatttgacaaggctttcgtaggagttttgggcatttccaggggtagttttatgcccctggtggtagtttgacccttcttctgtaccatgaacctaaaaaaacactcattagaacccggcagATCtctttttcgacctttggaaattgttgatgtgaggggtggaagagtCTAACAATACGGACCTCAACAAAACACTCAAAAACAGCGGAACACACACCTGCTTCATGGTAGTCGGAGTCCTCGGAGTACTGCACGAAGGAACCCTCAAAGGCGATCGTGTAGTTGTCCTTGTTGGCCTGGCAAGTTAGGATCAGGTCATCGTGCAGCGAGTCACAGTCCAAGGAGTCCACGCTGAAGGTCGTATTGGCTAGCGGCGGCGGCTCCTTCAGCGGCGAGAACAGCGGACCGGACTGATACAGCGACAGATCTCCGCTAACTCCACTGTACTCCTCGTCGTCCCGCCTATcgcagctctcctcttcctcctcctcctcctcttcctcctcctcctccttgtactcgccgtcctcgtcctcgtcatcgcaGTGTGAGGACGAGTGTGGGCTGCAGGACGTCCCCAAATCGATCTTGTTCATCATGGAGCCGGAGACGCTGGCGAACATCTCCCCGTCCTCAGCGCTCTGTTTGGGGGACGAGAAGTGTTATGGGGGCGGGGCGTCATAATTCTTCAGCAGATCATCTCCCAAGTATCATTTCTCGGTTTTCCTTTACATACGtctctcagtttcctttcttgcCTTTCATCCTTCTAaagttcacctctcctctctcttttcctcctttatccctccgtcctctctttgtttttctctccctttgtttctctcccgttttcttcattcccttcatccttttccatatgtttttactcttattttccgtTGCCTCAAATCcgatttcgtaggagttctgggcattgcTAG
This genomic interval carries:
- the LOC127001944 gene encoding filaggrin-like isoform X1 produces the protein MILDNRQVPDIVVSREGLSHNHQHPNPHPHHNHHHHHNHNNNNNNNNNNIQRQGNGNGSPRHVIGGQNGNGSPRRVYQHPNPHHGSPRHANGLPWQPHYHGSPRHRAGSVGGVGVGEGAHGSPSHGYNNNGSPRNSPRHLNRNQGSPRHHPSLHHDGNGNGSPRHVPNQQQHQNANNSPRHHQHQALRTNSTGGSPRHALTTERASPRLIQRVFSFDYGRGSPRHSASLEDPPDHHQRRRQQQQQQQQQQSVESAGGGGGGRNAPSRIPVHVQEKQQQQQQQNQQQQTQQQQQIQPPQQQHRHRNNSQDRNGDEQHISSPRKTPSQGRRGRTLSQQNNTANTANTNTPPARKFSEPEIKVPAGSDFKSVVREYSQLSPRRVNLRNKNQGLFKYGLCRIEVKDKPGPGLHTFRKGLADSGGKWHSAEAHKWPPPENDAKWGSEDGRLNTNSAKWNGRNRNLTEDGEDEDDDDDEEDWTGGGGSGRGGGSSGTGSWNIECDKSEEENDQVFFSDDTNSITTTTTTTTSTEDSLHHHHHHRYGRRESWPVAHADPHAEVSSTSTNATTDSQYSSSPNRSSKHSDSSRSPRRVISSKTSSLESVAEGRRSRGLSPNFSASPRRSTTSPSSLRTASRNGSLGTLSWGSSENVGRRSALSGEMKGSDGGEWDSGVDSVTSKMVLIKCKDANYLTRIYLDREGIHALKIVGRVGVGGSAPEHVMSEGQPGHAHLLHHQPHDDVTKLAGDAGGRDNQSGSVISQATDGEFEHDTADYQWLLDYELPCARYRESYSREVGPASLSSGGRDGSGRVSVLEASRGPLQDLSYETLARNLDANLAEIDMDDFHSEDIHNLLTLPTMCGDFQSAEDGEMFASVSGSMMNKIDLGTSCSPHSSSHCDDEDEDGEYKEEEEEEEEEEEEESCDRRDDEEYSGVSGDLSLYQSGPLFSPLKEPPPLANTTFSVDSLDCDSLHDDLILTCQANKDNYTIAFEGSFVQYSEDSDYHEAESESSGSNHWSTERLEGRATAPAMTHSDQPYTTWSRVGRRASRTPEVPSRAATGQQQAAGAMEDSRTSGQNQSSAKSNSMPNLMRRSLMRRSLEASGGCVKVFDLQNSMRSSQTSKTIAGESNNFSLVKLFMRQKSLSKEAVSLSSSISQDGPCSSSDNQSNVHDSSDWPMNSQSENDMDGSASPVPPPALMRQNGVMYHHHHHHHGHHHERGFRRRTGSLGHDMASKGNQQQDFSSPDQSTTTTDTLTNNTANSQQQQQQQQQQQDGVMNNNNNIIAHPLDNTGLALTSTMDNVTSFEDSLKETNPCSKPPVTSPIREEPEGMDISMDSRGESKVLLDQSEKETKIMHEVLRLRDNKFNAEKNNLAPAKASQKEKNKNRNNFNNLLGEEHKRSQSPGSAKKAAAVAAAANNNNKRDGSVGGGMRRRQDSGNSSSGYASNRGSTEKIRRPSDSELSSASQQKPRPKPRVMKQMSDQCLQTSNLKVSAMVNTSFNIEKKEVYVYYPNYALPDLGFLRDKKYNIDARVFLVPQHYAARPEEARRIKDSRMRRPFSCGDMEKLKKHGFGHIRDWDSLNFLLPKELKEMLLDETDCMETTKPSFCHSPKPARRPVSADYTLQQKCSHELKASASASSLNSTQPSSGYRGSSTMLNDSEGESGSSGEQTDAVEKPPPLPKRSISLPQDERQDSEDPDTPPPRPPLPRGILRKSSSLKDDGGKGGANKRFSAIESGRGGMREDLLKRRSLQEPMEHMAQRVARETIPEAVPASEPIEAEQEAPQNLPSPMGCSCVSQCTGFCGKGLQKKNLLRVSELPDVSSHEDLTEDDLLRIRSQVSNLLVARGGVGTLLSDGGATCDLCPKKSVSFAENQCSDSGTALGEGPGATDEDTRPMVYDAHDKKTLVLSVRAAVEKLVTHFSTGASQQDKVRLGTSAMTPAVAQLALDKLCPAVYALLSDGLHPSLQSLFGKINNSVWRVIEVTSQISPSTKALNDLVLTLNSEECLSEGPIKFNAFIFGLLNIRSLDSWLCYLRTRESVIQKHYHPEAFLYLANTATKSLYDDLLLSLRPLALLPFNLDLLHEYKALHASLQKMEERLLLHTGSKESPGERPPSVLDHLHSKETKEFKNAAQQDRVKALMRVLTSPELDEHELLHSTLDHTRERSRSPRPRSCYDHVTAEELSPAQRKRWSGVQLGSRLLTAIDKLMLEEAAGTSSEDYTDSLDNPKSGRPAGHRRGSMGLDDDQTTDLRISDVSSRDGDVSERSASEKDTENEKGAKACLETDHDEPEGVRFRRLQLKWEQMAGPEKRAQKTQLPQQQAQQQTQQQPQPPIPEKAVSPSSGSRSRIPRPVSMTSPQRPFKAFDPAKEKTSPQLKQPPKYIPASPKELPKPAPRRSLKDKASSPAPPEEPINAARPPSVRSRLAPRPNSIATNMVRASSVPGRVPASAEKSSSPSGRYEGQRRYGGQPRSASHGRRVTPGDTPKLVQTLHHRLATDNGHLSFNRGDILTVVVEVDDRYLLCCHNDRKGLVPRASVIIHEQ